The following nucleotide sequence is from Streptomyces brevispora.
GACGGAAAGGAGGCCGACCATGTCTGAACTGCCTGAGTCGCGGGGGTCCGAGAGGCCGCCGAAGGCCACCGGGCCGACGGGGTCGAGCGCGGCTTCCGGGGGTTCGGGGGCCGGCGGGTCCGCCCAGTCCCCGCAGTCCTCGGACGACAAGTTCCAGAATCCGGTGGCCGGCTTCGGCGTGACCTTCAAGGCCATGTTCAAGAAGCGGCTGACCGAGCAGTATCCGGAGACGCCGAAGGTGACGGCGCCGCGCTTCCACGGCCGGCACCAGCTCAACCGTCACCCGGACGGCCTGGAGAAGTGCATCGGCTGCGAGCTGTGTGCCTGGGCCTGCCCGGCGGACGCGATCTACGTCGAGGGCGCGGACAACACCGACGAGGAGCGCTACTCCCCGGGGGAGCGCTACGGCCGCGTCTACCAGATCAACTACGCGCGCTGCATTCTCTGCGGACTGTGCATCGAGGCCTGCCCGACCCGGGCGCTGACGATGACCAAT
It contains:
- the nuoI gene encoding NADH-quinone oxidoreductase subunit NuoI; protein product: MSELPESRGSERPPKATGPTGSSAASGGSGAGGSAQSPQSSDDKFQNPVAGFGVTFKAMFKKRLTEQYPETPKVTAPRFHGRHQLNRHPDGLEKCIGCELCAWACPADAIYVEGADNTDEERYSPGERYGRVYQINYARCILCGLCIEACPTRALTMTNEFELANTTRESLIYTKDELLAGLEEGMVDSPHAIFPGTDEQDYYRGLVTEAAPGTERQVAVSKGEKPSDSESNGSAQEVDA